The Dokdonia donghaensis DSW-1 DNA window ACGACTTATTTATTTAAAGCGTGGTAATGAAGTATCAGAAATGAACTTCGATAATATTACTGTATTGAGCGATATGCCAGATGCGTTGAGTGATGCTATACAATCTAGTCTTTATAGTGAGTATTCTAATAGATATTTACAAGTCTATTTTGATGGTCTTGAAGCAAACATAAAACTAGATGAAGTTCTCACACAAGAAACACTAGATATCGAGCTGTCAAGTATATCAAAAACCCACAACATTGTACCTAAGGGCAGTATTATAATCAATAGAGGAGAGCTAGTAGAAGGTGAAAATTTACAAAAATTACTTTCTCTCAAACAGAAATACGAATCTCAGAACATAAGTGAGTCTAGATATAACTGGGTGCTTTTTGGTTATGTGTTGCTTGTATTGCTAGCCTTAGTGATGCTACTCCTTTTTATAAGAACTTATAGACCTTCTGTGTTTCTTAATAACACAAAATTGACGTTTGTATTCTTTAATGTTCTGCTTATGGTTTTACTTACAACCATTGTGATAAATTGGAGCCCACAGTATGTGTATGCTGTACCTATGTGTATTTTGCCACTTATTATTAAGGCATTTTTTGACGCGCGATTAGGACTTTTTACACACGTCATTGCAATACTACTTTTAGGTTTTATAGTTCCAGATAGTTTTGAATATTTCTTCTTACAAGTTATTGCAGGTATTGTGACTATTCTTACCGTTCCAGAACTTTATAAGAGAGCAAACTTGTTTATTTCTGTTGGTCAAATAACATTAATTTACATACTTGCATATTTTGCTTTTCATATTATAAGTGAAGGAGGAGTAGAGGGACTTGCCTGGCCAGATTTTGGTATGTTTATGCTTGCTGGGCTTGCAACACTCTTTGTACAACCGCTTATATATATCTATGAAAAAATGTTTGGTCTCGTGAGCGACGTCTCACTTCTTGAACTTTCAGACACAAATAGTAAGCTTTTAAAAAGACTTGCAGATGAGGCTCCGGGAACCTTTCACCATAGTCTTAACGTTGCAAATCTCTCAGAAGCAGCAGCAAATGAAATAGGAGCAAACGCGATGCTTGTACGAGTAGGAGCCCTTTATCACGATATAGGCAAAATAATAAACCCTACAGATTTTACAGAAAATCAAGCAACGGGCATAAATAGTCACGATGATTTATCACCAAAGGAGAGTGCGCGTATCATTATAGATCACGTTCTTAATGGTATTGAGCTTGCGCGAAAGTATAATCTACCAGATCGTGTTATAGATTTTATAAGGACCCACCACGGTACTAGTACTGTGCAATATTTTTACTTTAAGGAAAAGGAAAAAAATGAAGACGCTGCCATAGAAGATTTTCAATACCCAGGCCCTTTACCCTTTAGTAAGGAAACCGCAATATTAATGATGGCAGATAGTGTTGAAGCGGCAAGTAAAAGTCTTAAGAATCCTACTTCAACACTCATAGATGCTTTTGTGGAGAAGATTATCAAGAAGCAAATGGAAGAAGATCAGTATCTTAATGCTGATATTACCTTCAAAGAAATCCAGCAGATTAAAAAGGTGCTTAAAAAGAAGCTCAATAACATCTATCACCTTAGAATTGAGTATCCAGAGTAGGGAGATGGGTATTATTCCGCTTTCGCGAAAGCGTAAACTAAAAAAAACGAGACACATAATGTATCTCGTTTTTTTATAACTATCTATTTCTGTTTTAATCTATCGTAGTTTTGGAAAACTTGATGGATTTGCTTCGTGCATCATTCCATAAATCTTTTCAAAAATATCATCTGCAGATGGTTTTGAGAAGTAATCACCATCCGTACCATATGCTGGTCTATGCTGTTGTGCAGCGAGTGTTTCTGGCTTACTGTCAAGATATTTATAAGCATTTTGTTTGTTAAGTACTTCATCAAGAAGATATGCACTTGCTCCTCCGGGCATATCTTCATCTATTACAATAAAGCGATTTGTTTTCTTTATACTCTTAACGA harbors:
- a CDS encoding HD family phosphohydrolase, coding for MSTTAQQFYKHQDLLYKFLLIIICAGFIVYFFPKSGKFKYEIQKGFPWQYENLYADEDFAILKSADELAQEQEQIKSQSAIYYEYDQAVINKVLALYDSNFNKAFPDTLSYTSTKQELKDYGKNLLSTFYKNGVVKDKPVYNSGRLIYLKRGNEVSEMNFDNITVLSDMPDALSDAIQSSLYSEYSNRYLQVYFDGLEANIKLDEVLTQETLDIELSSISKTHNIVPKGSIIINRGELVEGENLQKLLSLKQKYESQNISESRYNWVLFGYVLLVLLALVMLLLFIRTYRPSVFLNNTKLTFVFFNVLLMVLLTTIVINWSPQYVYAVPMCILPLIIKAFFDARLGLFTHVIAILLLGFIVPDSFEYFFLQVIAGIVTILTVPELYKRANLFISVGQITLIYILAYFAFHIISEGGVEGLAWPDFGMFMLAGLATLFVQPLIYIYEKMFGLVSDVSLLELSDTNSKLLKRLADEAPGTFHHSLNVANLSEAAANEIGANAMLVRVGALYHDIGKIINPTDFTENQATGINSHDDLSPKESARIIIDHVLNGIELARKYNLPDRVIDFIRTHHGTSTVQYFYFKEKEKNEDAAIEDFQYPGPLPFSKETAILMMADSVEAASKSLKNPTSTLIDAFVEKIIKKQMEEDQYLNADITFKEIQQIKKVLKKKLNNIYHLRIEYPE